GTCTCTTTTTCTTCTAAAATATCAATATCCACCCCATTGAGCATGATTGGATGGCACATGGGAATGAGCTCGCTTGTCTTTTTAGCCCCCATGATCCCAGCAATAATAGCGGTCTGTAACACCGGACCCTTTTTGACGCCATGATTGATAATAGCGTCATAAGCCTCTTTATTCATGCTGATACGACCGCTTGCTAGAGCGATTCTTTCAGTGGTTTCCTTATCCCCTATATCCACCATTTTAGGCTGATTTTCTTCGTTCAAATGAGTGAGCGGCATTTTTTTATCCTATTGTTTGGGGCGAAACGCTTGAATGTTTTTTTCATTCACTTGCATGTAATTCCCTAAAATCAAATCCACGCAATAAGGAATTGCTGGAAAAACCGCTTCTAAACACTCTCTAATGCTTTTTGGCTTACCAGGAAGATTGATAATCAAACTCTTATTCCTAATGCCAGCGCTCTGGCGCGATAGGATCGCTGTAGGCACGTATTTTAAGCTAGTCATTCGCATAAGCTCTCCAAAACCAGGAAGCATTTTTTGGCACACCTTTTCTGTGGCTTCTGGGGTTATGTCTCTTAAAGCAGGGCCTGTGCCTCCTGTAGTAACGACTAGATCGCATTGGTATTCATCGCACATTTTAATGAGCGATTTTTCAATCAAATCCCTTTCATCAGCGACAATTTCATAATGAAATTCTAAAGGATTGAGCAGATATTCGCTCAACACTTCTTGTATCGCCTTCCCGCTTAAATCTTCATAAATCCCTTTTGACGCCCTATCGCTCGCGCTCAAAACGCCTATATGAATCGTTTGCACTTTAACTCCTTTTTAAGCTAAAAGCCCGCTCCCTTTTAAAGGGTGGCTTCTTTCTTTAGCGTAAATGCGTTTATTATCAATCAAATCGTATTTCCAAATAGGGGCGTTACGCTTAAAATCTTCAATAAAATCTTCGTATAGTTCTAAGGCGTTTTTTCTATTCTTTCCCATTAAAACGCATAAAAATGAGCTTTGTCCTATCAAAACATCGCCCAGGCTGTGCGCCATTTTTAACACCACGCCCAAATCTTTGGCTTTATGGTGCCATTTTTCAAACCAAGTCTTTAATAGCGCTTCATAAATATCAAAACTCAAGCCTTGAATGTTATCCTCTTTTCTCACAATCCCCACAAACACACAAAACGCTCCAAAGTTTTTAATGCAAGCTTCCTCTTGATAGGCTTTCAAAAGCTTGTCAGTATCCAATGCCCCTTGAATGATTTTTAACACCTAGCCCCCACAAACCGGTGGCAACAAACTTACCACATCGCCATCTTTTAAAGGCGTGTTTAAATTGTCTATTAAGTGATCATTAAGGGCTATCGTGCAAACGCCCAACCACTCTTTTAGGCCCTCTTTTTCCTGTAAAATCGCTCTTAATTCTTTCAAATCATTCGCTTTGATGAAAAAATTTTCTTCTTTTATGGGTCCAAAAAATCGCACTTCTACCATCATTTACCCTTATATTCAATCTTTTAAAGCATGATTTTAATATTTTTAAAACCTCTTTAAAGCGCTCATAATTTTCACAATAAATGCCCCATTTTGAGCTTTTTGACTTCCAAATACCCTTGATTGTGTTCGTTAGCGCACACGATCAAACTCTCTCTTGTTACTTCAGCGTATTTTTCTAAAGCGGCGATTTTTTTAGGGTTATTCGTGAGTAAGCGCATTTTTTTAATGCCGTAATATTCTAAAATTTCACCCGCAACACTATAATCCCTTTCATCGTCTTTAAACCCTATCATTTCATTGGCTTGAATGGTATCATAGCCTTTATCCTGTAAAGCGTAGGCATTGACTTTATTAAATAGCCCTATCCCACGCCCTTCTTGGCGCAAATAAATCACTAGCCCCCCTTCTTTAGAAATCCTTTCTAACGCCATTTGCAACGCCCCTCCGCAATCGCATTTTTGAGAGCCTAGAGCATCACCCGTTAAGCATTCTGAATGCAAACGCACTAAGGGGTTTTGAGAAAAATTAGGGGTGAAAATCACTAAATGATCTTTAGAGCCATTAGAACCCTTTTCTCTAAAACACTGGATATAAAACTCCCCAAATTGAGTGGGTAATTTGGCTTGGTTAGAGACTTCTAATCGTTTCAAGGATACTCCTAAAATTAGTTTTAAAACGCGTCTTTTAAAAAAAGGTATTCTATCAAAACTCTTTATAATTTTCTTAAATTTTAAATTCTTAAAATTTGTAAGTCAAATTCAAACCATTGGGGCTTAAATTAGAACGGATTTCATGTTTATTATAAATCCCTAAAGCTTCCCCAAGCCCTAAATCCCTAATGATAAAACCGATAGGATCCATAAGAGCGATAACCAAACGCCCTAAAAATAAAGAGCCAAAAAGCCTGCCTTCGTTGCGTTGGATATAGCGCGTGAGCTGATAAAACCCTTCCCCTAAAATGGAGCCTAATAAAGGCGTGATCACTAGATCCTGCCAGCTAGGCACTTCCACAAACGCTTCCAAGCCATATTCCCAAAAAAGCGTAGAAGTGATAAAAGAAAAAAACGCTGATGCCATCCAGCCAAACCCAGCCATGCGCGGTTGCATATAATACATAGCCCCAAAATAAGGGTGCAAAATTTCATTAAAAATAAAACTATCATTGTCTAGTTTTGGCCCCATGCGGACATTTTCAAACCAACTTTTGATCCCAAACTTTTCCTTATCCCAATTCGTTACGCTCTCTGGCATGAGATACAACCCCACAATCCCTATCACCAACGACACGCCCAAAATCCCAACACTCGTGCCTAAATATTTCCAACGGCTATTTGGGGCATAAGGGATCGTATTGCTCTTTTTAAACTTCTTTTTAAAGTGTTGCCAAATAAGATTTTTAGGGCTTCGTTTGAGCGTTTCTTCTAATTGAATGCTGTTAGCGTTTAAAAAACTACAGCCCAACCCCCAAACCACCACGCAAACTACCCAAATCTTTTGGAAGGTTTTTAGGAATATTTTCAATAATATTTTTAGGAATGTTTTTAATGAAATCAGCATAAACTCTATTATTACTCTCATCAGGTTGCAAACTTTATTGCTTGACTTAAAAAGAGTTTATTATACCTTAAAAACATTACAACACATTCAATAAAACTTAACAAGCCTCTTAAAGGCTAATCGTTTCTACAAGCTTAAGCCCAAACCCGCTCAAAGCCTTATACTGCCTGTCTTCAGAAGAGCTTAAAAGCCTGAAATCCTTTATCCCTAAATTTTTTAACACTAACGCCCCGATCCCAAAATCTTTAACGATATTGTTTTCTTTAGAATGCGTGTTCATAAAGATCAAATAGCCCCCTTCGCGCTTTAAATATTCTAAAGCCTTAAAAAACGCTTCAAACGCGCCAGTCGTTAAAAAATCAAAATCCTCTTTGATAGGGTGGAAACGCACTAAAGGGGCTAAATCATTGGTTTTTGTGCCCTTAAACTTAAAAGCGTAATGGTTTTTTTGCTGGTGGTCTAAAAAAGTGTAGCATTGCGTTTGGTGTTTTAAAAATTCCCTTTCTTCTTGGCAAAACATTTTCAGCAAACTTTCATTTTCCAAACGATAGCTAATCAAATCAGAAACATAGAGGGTTTTGAGGTTGTGCTTTAGGGCAAAATCGCTCAAAAATTTATCCCCCCTCCTCGCCATAGAGCCGTCTTCTTTCATGATTTCACAAATCACGCTCACGGGCTTTAATCCAGCCAATTTGCATAAATCCACGCTCGCTTCAGTATGGCCCGTGCGCGCTAACACGCCTCCATCTTTGGCGATTAAAGGAAAAATATGCCCCGGGCGCACAAAATCGCTAGGCTTGGTGGTGTCTTTACACAATAATTCAATCGTTAAATGCCTTTCAAAAGCAGAAATCCCGGTTTTGGCTTCTTTAGCATCAATAGAAACCGTGAAAGCGGTCTCATGGTTAGAATCATTCACGCTAACCATAGGGGGTAATTCAAATTTATTTGCTAAATCTTTGGTCAAAGACACGCAAATCAACCCCCTAGCATGCGTGGCCATGAAATTGATTTTCTCAGGGGTGGAAAAAATCCCGGCTAAAACCAAATCCCCCTCATTTTCTCTGTCTTCATCATCCATAACAATAAGCATTTCACCATTTTTATACGCTTCTAAAGCTTCAGTAACTCTTCTTAAGATCATTCTAACTCCCTAGTTTTATTCAATAATATTTAGTTTTATAAAAAAAGAAATATAGCATGTTTAATAACGATTATTACTTTATTGCTTTATTTAGATACAAACCGCTAAGCCTTTAAATCAATTGAATGAAACTTCCCCTATCATGCAAGAAATGCTCAAAGACTTATTCTAATGTTTGCCAATTCTGATTAATTTTTGGGCTATACCTAAAAACTTTATCCAAGATTTTAACCGCGCTTTTATGCAAAAAACGGCCAATCCTAATGCTTAAAGGTAATTTTTTAGGCCTTTGTTTTTCTGTGTTGGAATTTTGAGAATTCATTCCATCGCAAGCAATCGCAAATTCTTCTAACACATAATTTTTGACCCCATGCCAATAATGCCTATCCATCACGCAATCTATAGGCATCACCCATTCTTTCGCGCTGTATTTCAATAATTTTTGCGCGGCTTTGGGGGCTAAAACATACCCTTGAGTGCCAATGCCATCTTTAAAATTTAAGATTTGAGAAACCCCTTTAACGGGAGTTTTTTGTTTAGCCACATTTTCTTCTAAATGCATCAAACGGATATAGCCTAATTCGTTGATGTGCTGGCGGCAAAACTCCAGGCTCTCTTTAAAACGCTCTTTTATAATAATATCATCTTCTAAAATACAGATCGCTTCATTGAGTTCTATGCATTTTTGCCACAAGGAATAATGGCTCGCATAACACCCAAGCTCCCCAAACCCCATCCTCTTCCCGCAATGCTTGAGCGCGTAAAAGAAATTTTTGAACGTGCAAGGGGGGTGTTTTTTATTCTTACAAAAAGCCAATAAATCTTCAACCATAAAAGAAGGGTGCAAATGCTCTAAAATCAAGGGGTGCAATTGAGTGGGAGAGATTTTAGAATAAATCGCATCAAAAATTTCATAAGAGATCCCTTGAAGTTTAAGGCTCTCTAAAAGGGGGGTTATATGAGTTTCTTTTAAAGAAAAATTGTGACAGGTTTTGGGGCTTAAATGAATAATAAAAACACGCATGTTAGCCTTAATTCTTAATGCAAATAAAATCAATATTAAACAGACTTACATTCTAGCGCAAATTTTAGTAAAATACGCATCATGTTAGATGATATTCCTATTACCATTCAAAAAAGTGAAAAAATCAAAACCCTGAGCTTGAATATCACGCCCTCTTTAGAAGTGATTCTAAAAATGCCCAATTCTTGCTCTCAAACTAGAGCGAACGCTTTTTTAAAAGAACAAGAAGCTTGGCTAAAAAAAACCTTTTTAGCGATGCAAGAAAAACACTCCCTTTTACACTCGCGCCTAGAAACCTATCAAAACAAAATCCTTGTGTTTGATGAGGTCAAAAACGCCAACGATTACACCCTAACAGAGCTTAAAAAAATCTTAAAAACTTATTTGGAGCAAAAACTCCCCTTAATCGCTCAAAAAATGCAAACTTCCTATACCGGTTTTAATATTAGAAATAACGCTAAAGTTTTGGGGAGTTGCTCTTATCATAACCGCTTGAGTTTTGCTCTTTTACTGGTTTGCACTCAAAAAGAAGCGATTGATTATGTCATCATCCATGAACTCGCCCACACAATCCACAAAAACCATTCCAAAAATTTCTGGCGTTGCGTAAAAATCTTTTGCCCTAATTACTGCGCTCTAAGGGAGCGTTTAAAACAAAGGGTTGTCTTTTATACCCTACTGCTCAAGCCATTACAGCCATAAATGTTAAGCCTTAAAAATTATAGCTCACATACGCTGTGATGCTTCTGGGAGGTGCGGCTTCTTTCCCGTTAGGGCTAGTGCCTATCCCGCTAAACCAATATTTCATGTTAAAAATGTTATTGATTTGCAAGCTCGCATTAACGCTTTGCTTTTTGCGTTCCCACAAAGTGGTAGAAATTTGCAAATTCCACACCCAATAGTACGGCGTCATGCCCGCTGTTTTGGTAGTGATAGCGCCGTTTTTGATCGTGGGTGCGTATTCTGTAAAAGGCACGGTGTTTAACACATCGCTATAAGCACGGCTATAAAAGAAAGAACTCAACCCAATCGTGGTTTTAGCGTAAGTGTAGCTCGCGTCTAAAATGAATTGGTGCGGGCTGACAAAAGGGAGCTTTTTGCCAAAAATATCTTTTTTAGGCCCTTTAGGATTAGCAGGGTTAGTAACCATCGTGTGGCTGGTGATATTAGCGTCTATAAAAGTGTAAGCCGCATGGAAATTAAGCCCTCTAATAGGCGTGTAATAGAGTTCCAGCTCCACGCCTTGCGATCTCGCATTGACCGGCTCTTTATTATCCCCATAGCGCCCGGTAAAATAGTGATTTGCAAAAATCACAAAATAATTCGCATTAAAACTCACTTGATTGTTGAAATAATATCTTGAACCGCCCTCCATGACATTAAAGATTTGAAAATAATCCGTGCTTGTGCCTACAAAATTACCGATATTGCTGAATTGGGGCGGAATGTAGCTTCTTTGATAATTGAAATAAAACAACCAATCCTTAATGGGTTTATAGCCGACATTCAGCGCCGGATTGTATTGGTTATAACGATCTTTAATGGTTTTTCCTGTTTGACCTGCTTTAAAAGGGGGAGCGTATTTTTTTTCGTAATTTAAAAAAGTGTATCTCAAGCCTGGCGTGATCGTTAGCATGCCGTTATTGAAATTGATTTCATCGCTGACATACACGGCGGTATAATTGTTGAAATTATTGAGTGAAGTTCCTGCATCAAACCCACTCCCATTATTAGGCGTGCTAGGATTTTTCCTAGTGGTGGATCGGCGGTATAAATCTTCAGTTAAAAACCGCATTCCCATGTTAAAAGTTTGTTTGACTTTACCGGTATTGACGATAAGATTGAGTTTTGGCTCAAAGGCATTCACTACGAATCGGCGGATATTGTCAAAAAATTGCCAGCAAGGGCTATTCGTGTCGCTATAAGAATACAAACCGCAATTAGGGTTTTTCGTGCTAATTTCTCCTTTTCCTTTAAAGGGTAAAATCTTATTTTGACTGCTCATATACACGCTTTGTATTGGTTGGAAAAACCAAAATCCCTACTCATGTCATGCGTGAAATAAGTGAATTTAAAATCGCCCCCCACTTTCCTATCCGGATCGCCAAAGTAGTTTTGATACACGATCCCAAAGCGCTTGGCTCGCCCTCCATCTTGATTGTCAGGGCGTTCATTAATAAAGCGGTTATAGGCATAATCTTGCGCGCTCAAAGTGCCTGGATGGTAAGAGTTGTATTGATAATATTGGTAATAAGCTTTAAAAGTATTGGTCGCATTAATCTTATAGATCGCATCAAGCAAGTAATTCTGCACCTTTGTAGGGCTATTTTGCCTAAAACCTTGCCCATTAATCCAATTGCCTTGAGCGCTAATGCCTACATACTTACCAAACATCCCAGCCGTTCGCCCATAAGTGTTAAACAGCATCTGATTGCCTAAGGTTTGGGCTAAAGGCTTGCCTTTTTCTTTGGGATCGACAAAATTCCCATTAGAGGATCGCCCCCAAAAAGTGATCCTTTCAGCCGCTTGATTTTCCCACTCTTTAGGGATTTCTTTAGTGATAACATTCACCACGCCTCCAAAAGTGTTAGGGCCGTATTGGACGCTCGTGCCACCCTTAATCACATCAATCCTATCCACTGACTGGAAAGTTACAGGGAAAATCGCCAGTTCAATATTAGAATACGGCGCGCCATAAATGGGGATACCATTGACTAAAATCATGCCCGTGTTGCTATGCCCGTTACCGCCCCCACCAAAACCGCGCACCGAAATTTTAGGCAGCACGCCTGTGCCTGTAGCGTCTCTGATTTGAATTCCTGGCACATTTTGCAAGGCGTTTTCAATATTCAAATTACCCGTTTTTTTGAGTTCTTTGTTGGAAATCACCGTGCGAGAGCTTGTGGAATTGCGCACCTCTTCGCTTTGATATGAAAGCGGTGCACTTGGATTGAATTTTTGCTCGGTGGTTGTAACTTTTTTTAAAAAATGGTGCTTATCTTTTGCGATCATAAAAGAACTAAAAGTCCAAAAAGTCAAAACGACCGACGCTAAAAAATATGGGGTTTTTACCCTCAAATAACCATTCATTATGATAACCTTTCTCATTTAATTCAAACCGATGCATACTATAAGAATAATTATTATAATCAGCTTAAGAATTGAAAATTAATCTTATTTATTTACAATTTGTTATCAAAACGATTTGAAAAAGGTTTTTAGTGTTTTTAAACAGCTAGCGTTTTTTAAAACAGAATGTTAGGGGGTTTTTAGAGCACGTTATTTATCTATTTGACGAAGAAACCATCACAACCGCTATCGCAAAACCAGCGTCATGGCTGATGCTCGCGCTCAAGCTTTGGATATTAAAATAATCCATTTTTTCTTTGGAAAGGGTGATTAAGGGGGCGTTTTTAGGGCTTTTAGAAATACGCATATCTAAAAAGCTCAATTCCTTACCAATGCCCACTTGAAGGGCTTTAGAGCAAGCTTCTTTGAGTGCGAAAAACCCGGCGATACTGCTAGATTTATCCTTGCATAAAACAATCTCGCTTGGCGATAAAAAACGCTCTAAAAACCTCATTTCAAAGCGTTTCACGCACTTTTCTATCCTAGCAATAGAGACAATATCTATGCCAATCATTTAAAATTATTGGATGATAAAGTCAGTGAAAAAGACATTTTTAATAAAGCCATCAATCAAAAACAAATTCAAATGGCTCTTAATTTCATCTTTAAGCTTGTTTTTGCCCTTGTTGGTAACCACTTCTTCCACGCTTTTAGACGATAGAATTTCTATAATCGTGTCTTTAATCGCTGTGTCCTTAACCTTGACTTCATTTAAAAGCTTTTCATTACTCAATTCTAACGAAATAGAAGCCTTAAGGTAGCGTCTGCCATTTTGAGAGACCAAATTCACCGCAAAAGGCGCATCAATCGCATACAAAGGCCCAAGCACCAGATATTGCTGGATATTAGAGCCTTCTTTAGCCTCTTGATTCTTGTTCGCCATAGGATTAGCTTGGACTTCTTGGGTGTTTTTAGAAGCGTTTTCTTTAGATTCTTCCTTATTCCCCATAAGCAACATGATAATCACCCCCACCAATAAAAGCATCACTAGCACGCTTCCAATAATGACAAATAAAAGGGCTTTGCTTTTTTTTTGGGGTTGTTGTGCGGTATTTTCTTGTTCTTCTGCCATGCCTATTCCTATTGAAAATAAGTTAAAGTGGTTTTCCCGAATTTTTTCTGTTTGATTATAGCTAAAGTTACAAGACTTTTAGGCATCTCATGCAGGCTTTCATGCTCAAAAACCACTAAAAGATTTTTTGGATTAGAGCGTTTCAATAACCTTTCTAAAGCTTGAAAACACTTTTCATAAATCCCTAAAAACCCGCTCGTTTCAAAAGGAGGATCAAAATAAAGGATATTCAAAACGCCATTTTTTAAACACAGAGCGGGCAAAAGCTTGAAAGCGTCATCTAAAAAGGTTTGAATTTCCATTTCCTTTTTCAGGCGGTTTTTAAAAAGGGAAATATTTTCTAAAAGCGTTTTATAAGCGTCTTTATTTTGCTCAAAAAACACCGCACTTTTAGCCCCCCTACTCAAAGCCTCTAAACCCATAGAAGCGCTGCCTGAAAACACTTCTATAAAATGCGCTCCTATAATTTCTGCTTGCAAGGTGTTAAAAAACGACTCTCTTACGATCGCTTTGGTGGGGCGCGTGCTAGAAATGTTAGGCAAATTCAAGCCTAATCCCTTACAAGCCCCCCCAATGATCTTAAATTTTTTTACTGGCTGATGATTTGGCATAATTTTTGGGTGTATTCTTCTAGTAATTGCTGAATCTTTTGCTCTTTAGAAATTTTCATTTCTTCGCAAGGTTTTTCGCTAGTCTTTAAAGTGCGATAAAAATTTTTTACATCTTCTTTCACGCTTTGTTTGGTGAAAGGCTTTCTTAAATGCTCTTCTATAAAGCATAGGGGCTTATTAATCTCTAGCGTTTCATCATCGCTTAAAACAAGATCGCAAACTTCCACAGAAGAGAGACAATCGCTCAAATAAAATTCCAAACTCCTTTGAATCAACAAAGACTTGCAAGAAAGAAAAATTTTCAAAAAACCCCTTTTACCTCATCAATAGACTTAAATTATTTCAAATTATAGCAATTCTTTCTTTTAAACACCAATATTAAATAAATAAATAAACTCAAAAAGTGTTTCATTTTATAAAAAAGAAAAACAGAATGTTAAAAATAAAGCTCAAATAACATCTTTTTTTTTTTTTTGGTATAATGCCGCTTAAGGTAAGAGCGAAAGGCGTATTATATTCCTTCCTTCTTTACTATAACTTAGCATTTTAATCAACTTTTTCATTAAAATGTCCTGACGCTCTTACCTTTCCCCCTTTAAAAATACGCAAACTCTTTATTATTATTATTAATTATTATTAGATTGTCAAAATGCTTTTAATTTACATTTTATTTTTTTTCACAAACTCTAACGCTTTGAAACGCTCCCCCAAGCCCCCAGGGCTAATTAGGGGCTTGATTTTAGCCGCTTCTTTTAAATACCTTTCATAACTCACGCTCTTTGAAAATGTTTCTAACAATCCCATAAGCCCCATATCCAATAAAGCGTTAGCCTGCGTTTTAAAGAATGAAAATCGCGCGTGGTGTTTTTCAAACAAAAAGTGCACCAAAGAAAAATTGACATCATAGGTCAAATCGCTTTGCTGATACAAAGAAGCCAGATGGTTTAAAATATCCTTAAAATCTAATACTTGGTGGTTTTTAAAAGCCCTTAAATGCAGGTCCTTTCGCTCTGTTTCATCGCCATAATCAAAGCTCAAAAACACCCAAGAAGAAGCCTGATTTAATTTTTCTAACAAATCCTTAATGAAAGCCTCTAAAAACAACGGCGCGCACCCTTGTTTTAAATCCAAATTTTTAAGAAGTTCTTTAGTGGGTTCATTAATATCGCCCCAAACGCCCTGATGATCATGGGTAATAAAAAGCATTTTGTTATCTTTAACAATCTCACAAGCGAATGCGTCAAACAATTCATTAGAGATAACAAACGCATTTTCATGCCCCTTGAAATATAGATCTTTCAGATCGCAGATCATCAAATCCAATTGCGTGGCTTGTTTGAAAATGGTTCGTTGGAGTTTTTGCAATTCCTTTAAAGGCTCGCAGCTGACAAACTCGCATTTTTCCATTACGCCCACGCTCAAAGCGTTTAAAAAACTGGCTATATCGCTCAAAAAATGCCCATGATGAGCGCCAATTTCTACAATTTTTAAAGGCAAAAATAATTTTTCTTCTTCTAAAAGCTTGATGATATAAAACGCCATAGCGCCCCCAAAAAACTTACTCAAAGACACCGAAGTGTAAAAATCCCCTTTTTGACCGATTAGCGCCTTTCTGTAATACCCCTTTTCTCCATAAAGCCACTCTTGCATGTAATTCCCAAACGAACGCACGATTTTCCTTTCATTCAAACTCATCTCAACCAACAATAATAGAAGCGCTATTCTAGTCAAAATCGCCTTATTTTTGCGCTATGATATTCAATCATAATGACTTTTTAGGCTAGTTTGAAGGGAGTTTAGAGTTTGGAAATTTTAAGGCGAGAATGTGGGGCGGTGGAAGAAAACGCTTATATTGTGAAGCTTTCTAGTGGGATAGATTTTATCATTGATCCCGGATTTTCTAGCAGCGAATGGGTGTTAGAAAACGCCAAAAACCCTAAGGCGATTTTAATCACGCATGGGCATTATGATCATGTATGGGATAGCGCTCAATTGTCAAAAGCCCTTAAAGACACCCCCATTTACGCCCCAAAAGACGATGTGTTCATGCTAGAAAATGATATTTTCCATTTGGGCATGCCGGTTTTTAGCCCTTCGTTTAGTGTGCCTTGCAATAAGGGTTGCACCACTTTAGAGATAGCAAACACTACCATTAAATATTGGCATTTTCCCGGACACACGCCCGGTTGTTCTATCATAGAAATAGAAGGGGTGATTTTTAGCGGGGATTTTATTTTCTATCGCAGCATTGGCCGCTATGATTTCCCTTATTCTAATGAAAAAGACATGAAAGAGTCCTTGATAAGGTTTCAAAATTTAGATTTTTCTAAAGACATAGAAA
The Helicobacter pylori genome window above contains:
- the moaC gene encoding cyclic pyranopterin monophosphate synthase MoaC; this encodes MPLTHLNEENQPKMVDIGDKETTERIALASGRISMNKEAYDAIINHGVKKGPVLQTAIIAGIMGAKKTSELIPMCHPIMLNGVDIDILEEKETCSFKLYARVKTQAKTGVEMEALMSVSVGLLTIYDMVKAIDKSMTISGVMLEYKSGGKSGDYNAKK
- the mog gene encoding molybdopterin adenylyltransferase, with the translated sequence MQTIHIGVLSASDRASKGIYEDLSGKAIQEVLSEYLLNPLEFHYEIVADERDLIEKSLIKMCDEYQCDLVVTTGGTGPALRDITPEATEKVCQKMLPGFGELMRMTSLKYVPTAILSRQSAGIRNKSLIINLPGKPKSIRECLEAVFPAIPYCVDLILGNYMQVNEKNIQAFRPKQ
- a CDS encoding molybdopterin synthase catalytic subunit, which codes for MLKIIQGALDTDKLLKAYQEEACIKNFGAFCVFVGIVRKEDNIQGLSFDIYEALLKTWFEKWHHKAKDLGVVLKMAHSLGDVLIGQSSFLCVLMGKNRKNALELYEDFIEDFKRNAPIWKYDLIDNKRIYAKERSHPLKGSGLLA
- a CDS encoding MoaD/ThiS family protein — encoded protein: MVEVRFFGPIKEENFFIKANDLKELRAILQEKEGLKEWLGVCTIALNDHLIDNLNTPLKDGDVVSLLPPVCGG
- the ribA gene encoding GTP cyclohydrolase II, coding for MKRLEVSNQAKLPTQFGEFYIQCFREKGSNGSKDHLVIFTPNFSQNPLVRLHSECLTGDALGSQKCDCGGALQMALERISKEGGLVIYLRQEGRGIGLFNKVNAYALQDKGYDTIQANEMIGFKDDERDYSVAGEILEYYGIKKMRLLTNNPKKIAALEKYAEVTRESLIVCANEHNQGYLEVKKLKMGHLL
- a CDS encoding DUF3943 domain-containing protein, with the protein product MVVWGLGCSFLNANSIQLEETLKRSPKNLIWQHFKKKFKKSNTIPYAPNSRWKYLGTSVGILGVSLVIGIVGLYLMPESVTNWDKEKFGIKSWFENVRMGPKLDNDSFIFNEILHPYFGAMYYMQPRMAGFGWMASAFFSFITSTLFWEYGLEAFVEVPSWQDLVITPLLGSILGEGFYQLTRYIQRNEGRLFGSLFLGRLVIALMDPIGFIIRDLGLGEALGIYNKHEIRSNLSPNGLNLTYKF
- a CDS encoding bifunctional 3,4-dihydroxy-2-butanone 4-phosphate synthase/GTP cyclohydrolase II; this translates as MILRRVTEALEAYKNGEMLIVMDDEDRENEGDLVLAGIFSTPEKINFMATHARGLICVSLTKDLANKFELPPMVSVNDSNHETAFTVSIDAKEAKTGISAFERHLTIELLCKDTTKPSDFVRPGHIFPLIAKDGGVLARTGHTEASVDLCKLAGLKPVSVICEIMKEDGSMARRGDKFLSDFALKHNLKTLYVSDLISYRLENESLLKMFCQEEREFLKHQTQCYTFLDHQQKNHYAFKFKGTKTNDLAPLVRFHPIKEDFDFLTTGAFEAFFKALEYLKREGGYLIFMNTHSKENNIVKDFGIGALVLKNLGIKDFRLLSSSEDRQYKALSGFGLKLVETISL
- a CDS encoding glycosyltransferase family 25 protein, whose translation is MRVFIIHLSPKTCHNFSLKETHITPLLESLKLQGISYEIFDAIYSKISPTQLHPLILEHLHPSFMVEDLLAFCKNKKHPPCTFKNFFYALKHCGKRMGFGELGCYASHYSLWQKCIELNEAICILEDDIIIKERFKESLEFCRQHINELGYIRLMHLEENVAKQKTPVKGVSQILNFKDGIGTQGYVLAPKAAQKLLKYSAKEWVMPIDCVMDRHYWHGVKNYVLEEFAIACDGMNSQNSNTEKQRPKKLPLSIRIGRFLHKSAVKILDKVFRYSPKINQNWQTLE
- a CDS encoding M48 family metallopeptidase → MLDDIPITIQKSEKIKTLSLNITPSLEVILKMPNSCSQTRANAFLKEQEAWLKKTFLAMQEKHSLLHSRLETYQNKILVFDEVKNANDYTLTELKKILKTYLEQKLPLIAQKMQTSYTGFNIRNNAKVLGSCSYHNRLSFALLLVCTQKEAIDYVIIHELAHTIHKNHSKNFWRCVKIFCPNYCALRERLKQRVVFYTLLLKPLQP
- the acpS gene encoding holo-ACP synthase, translating into MIGIDIVSIARIEKCVKRFEMRFLERFLSPSEIVLCKDKSSSIAGFFALKEACSKALQVGIGKELSFLDMRISKSPKNAPLITLSKEKMDYFNIQSLSASISHDAGFAIAVVMVSSSNR
- the fliL gene encoding flagellar basal body-associated protein FliL translates to MAEEQENTAQQPQKKSKALLFVIIGSVLVMLLLVGVIIMLLMGNKEESKENASKNTQEVQANPMANKNQEAKEGSNIQQYLVLGPLYAIDAPFAVNLVSQNGRRYLKASISLELSNEKLLNEVKVKDTAIKDTIIEILSSKSVEEVVTNKGKNKLKDEIKSHLNLFLIDGFIKNVFFTDFIIQ
- the rsmD gene encoding 16S rRNA (guanine(966)-N(2))-methyltransferase RsmD, whose translation is MPNHQPVKKFKIIGGACKGLGLNLPNISSTRPTKAIVRESFFNTLQAEIIGAHFIEVFSGSASMGLEALSRGAKSAVFFEQNKDAYKTLLENISLFKNRLKKEMEIQTFLDDAFKLLPALCLKNGVLNILYFDPPFETSGFLGIYEKCFQALERLLKRSNPKNLLVVFEHESLHEMPKSLVTLAIIKQKKFGKTTLTYFQ
- a CDS encoding dihydroneopterin aldolase; amino-acid sequence: MKIFLSCKSLLIQRSLEFYLSDCLSSVEVCDLVLSDDETLEINKPLCFIEEHLRKPFTKQSVKEDVKNFYRTLKTSEKPCEEMKISKEQKIQQLLEEYTQKLCQIISQ